The nucleotide sequence TTCGAAAGCTTTCTGCATCTCTGCCAAGAAGTTATTCTCCTTGTAAAAGTGATGCATCGCGTCGCATAAATCCTTAAGACCCATACCTTGATATTTATCAGACTCTTCTAAAAGATTAGGGAATACCACTTCTAACGAAGTATTATTATCATAATCTTTTTTGAAATTCAATAACGCTGATAACAACTCTCCTTGTTTACCTTTTGAAGTACCGAAAGAGTGTAACATTAAGAAAGAATAAGTATCTGTTTTCTCAGTAACAATGCCTTTATTCATTAGATAATCTGCCACAATACCTGCAGGAATACCATTTTCTGTATAAGTACCATCAGCTTCCACACCAGGAGTTGTAAACGTCAGTTTAATCGGATCCAAAAGAATGAAGTCTTCCTCTAAATCTTCGAAACCATGCCATTTAGCATTGGGTTGCAATACCCATGCGTCTTGATTTTCTGCTAACGTATCTTTAGTTACGCTTTCAAAAGCTTCTCCTTTGTATTCCGTTGGTTGCCACATACCAAAGAACCATTCTCCTTTTTGAAGAAATTCTTTCTGTATTCTAACCATTTTCTGACGAAGCTCTATAGCATCTAAAATGTTATCATGGCTCATCTGTACGCCATTATCATGCATCATTTTAGTAGAAACATCTAAAGAAGCAATCATTGGGTAATTTGGAGATGTTGATGCATGCATCATATACGCCTCATTGAATTCGTCTGGAACAATTGCCTCTTTATCACCATTCTTAATATGAAGCATTGAACCTTGAGAAAATGCATTCAATAACTTGTGTGTAGAATGTGAAGTAAATACTGGAGGATGTTCTTTATTTTCATCTGGCGTCATGCCATAAAAACCATCATAGATCGGGTGGAAACGAGCGTAAGCATACCAAGCCTCATCAAAGTGCATATAGTTAACATGGTTGCCTAACTCTTTCTTAACTTTACGAACGTTATAAGCCAAACCATCATATGTTGAGTTGGTCAATGCTGACATCACAATATCTTTCCCTAATTCTTCTTCTGAAATAATTGGAGAAGCTGATTTTTTATGAAGTGATGTCATCTCAGTCATCTCAGACATTTTCACTGGACCAATAATACCTAAAGCATTTCTTCTTGGCATCATATACATTGGTTTGGCATTCGTAATAACCATAGCATAATTCAATGACTTATGACAATTACGATCGACTAATGCTAAATCATCTCTTGATACTTGACTTCTCCAGATCACTTGGTTTACCGTAGAAGTACCATTCAAGATATAATAAGTTTGGTCGGAGTTAAATGTATCTGAGGCAAACTTTTCAGAGTCTCCAATTGGACCAGAATGATCCAATAATGATCCTAAATCAGGAACAGAGATGGATAAATCTGAACGCAAAGTATTTTCACCAAAGAAGTTATAAAATGCAGTACCGGCTGGAGACTTTTTAAAGCCTTCCCCTCCCATATGTCCTGGAGTGTGCCAAGCATACTTGAACTCATCTACATAGTTTACCAATCCTTTAAAGAATGGGCCATAGTTACTTTCTGCATATTCTTTAATTAAATGAGATAAACGACCAGCCATAAAAGTAACTGTATCATCATCTAACCAATAAAATCCATTCGTTGATTCTAAAATTTCAGTAGGTAACTCTTCTGCTGAACTTTTTTCTGCAAGAATAAAGATATTTAATCTAGGGAATCTTTTTCTCAATGCAACAACCGCTTCTAAAATTGAAGCTCTTGATGCATTCATATTAATGTCGATCAAAACTCCAGAAATATCTCTTTGACTTGCACATAAATCAACAATGTGCTCAATATTTATGGAAGGAATAACTGTAATATTATCCTTTTTTAATTGTTGTATTAATTCTCCTAATCTTTCTTTTTCAAACTCATCTTTGTGATGATCAGCTACGACTAATAAAGGCCATTCTGTTAAATTCATGATTGATAATTTTGATGAATAAGTGATGTATTTTCTATGACACAAAGGTGTCTTATTATTACTTAATTTATTGGTATATAATTACTTACAATTGGTAAAAAACATAATTTCTCACTTGGAGTAT is from Flammeovirga agarivorans and encodes:
- a CDS encoding Orn/Lys/Arg family decarboxylase codes for the protein MNLTEWPLLVVADHHKDEFEKERLGELIQQLKKDNITVIPSINIEHIVDLCASQRDISGVLIDINMNASRASILEAVVALRKRFPRLNIFILAEKSSAEELPTEILESTNGFYWLDDDTVTFMAGRLSHLIKEYAESNYGPFFKGLVNYVDEFKYAWHTPGHMGGEGFKKSPAGTAFYNFFGENTLRSDLSISVPDLGSLLDHSGPIGDSEKFASDTFNSDQTYYILNGTSTVNQVIWRSQVSRDDLALVDRNCHKSLNYAMVITNAKPMYMMPRRNALGIIGPVKMSEMTEMTSLHKKSASPIISEEELGKDIVMSALTNSTYDGLAYNVRKVKKELGNHVNYMHFDEAWYAYARFHPIYDGFYGMTPDENKEHPPVFTSHSTHKLLNAFSQGSMLHIKNGDKEAIVPDEFNEAYMMHASTSPNYPMIASLDVSTKMMHDNGVQMSHDNILDAIELRQKMVRIQKEFLQKGEWFFGMWQPTEYKGEAFESVTKDTLAENQDAWVLQPNAKWHGFEDLEEDFILLDPIKLTFTTPGVEADGTYTENGIPAGIVADYLMNKGIVTEKTDTYSFLMLHSFGTSKGKQGELLSALLNFKKDYDNNTSLEVVFPNLLEESDKYQGMGLKDLCDAMHHFYKENNFLAEMQKAFENLPEQTMKPADAYEQVVRKNVEYTYLEDMMNKIPAVMIVPYPPGIPVMMGGEILNDASKAVYNYLSILEKYENTFPGYEKDIHGVERDIVDGKIKYKTLCIKETNLGE